Proteins encoded together in one Deltaproteobacteria bacterium window:
- a CDS encoding response regulator has translation MEQDRITEDRKMLVVDDEIDVLESLEELLEDDFIVDTASSFEEAVSCLKKQTYDVAIFDIMGVRGYALLEASKAKNIPTLMLTAHAFSPDNLKKSIELGADAYIPKDKMVDIAIYVDDVLTAHKKKDPGGKWYAKLTPLYDEIFGSGWKDAEKDFWEEFDKKYLGQGQGV, from the coding sequence ATGGAACAGGACCGGATAACCGAAGACAGGAAGATGTTGGTGGTAGATGACGAAATCGATGTCCTGGAATCGCTGGAGGAGTTATTGGAGGACGATTTTATCGTGGATACGGCTTCGTCTTTCGAAGAGGCGGTGTCCTGTTTAAAGAAGCAAACCTATGATGTCGCCATTTTTGACATCATGGGCGTCAGAGGATATGCGCTTCTCGAGGCGTCAAAGGCCAAAAATATTCCCACGCTGATGCTTACCGCCCACGCTTTCAGCCCGGACAACCTGAAAAAATCGATCGAGTTGGGTGCGGACGCATACATCCCCAAGGACAAGATGGTGGACATCGCCATCTATGTCGATGACGTTTTAACGGCCCACAAAAAAAAAGATCCCGGTGGAAAGTGGTACGCCAAACTCACGCCGCTTTACGATGAAATTTTCGGATCGGGATGGAAAGATGCAGAAAAGGATTTCTGGGAAGAGTTCGATAAAAAATACCTCGGCCAGGGTCAGGGCGTTTAA